Proteins co-encoded in one Malus domestica chromosome 09, GDT2T_hap1 genomic window:
- the LOC114826919 gene encoding small ribosomal subunit protein eS19z-like, whose protein sequence is MTQVVRTAWIADMEWCADLEEIVYLSAIFCNSLRFACSFDVCEQVELPPWTYIVKTTRFKELAPYDPDWYYVRAASMARKIYLRGGLGVGAFRRIYGGSQRNGSRPPHFCESSGAIARHILQQLQKMNIVDVDPKGGRRITSSGQCDLDHVAGRIVVTP, encoded by the exons ATGACTCAGGTAGTTCGAACTGCATGGATTGCTGACATGGAGTGGTGTGCTGACCTGGAGGAAAT TGTGTACTTATCTGCGATTTTCTGTAATTCTTTGCGatttgcttgttcttttgatgtttGTGAGCAGGTTGAGCTTCCTCCATGGACTTATATCGTTAAGACCACAAGATTCAAGGAGTTGGCTCCTTATGATCCTGACTGGTACTATGTCAGAGCTG CCTCGATGGCAAGGAAGATCTACTTGAGGGGAGGACTCGGTGTTGGTGCCTTCCGCAGGATTTATGGTGGAAGCCAGAGGAATGGTAGTCGTCCACCACATTTCTGCGAGAGCAGTGGTGCTATTGCCCGACACATTCTCCAACAGTTACAGAAAATGAACATCGTTGATGTTGACCCAAAGGG AGGGAGGAGAATCACATCTAGCGGTCAATGCGATCTTGACCATGTTGCCGGGAGGATTGTGGTTACACCATGA